In Penaeus vannamei isolate JL-2024 chromosome 14, ASM4276789v1, whole genome shotgun sequence, one DNA window encodes the following:
- the LOC113807279 gene encoding low density lipoprotein receptor adapter protein 1 isoform X1, which produces MRQLNHDSAVPQLPPKMSMSKAPAPPPASEITKEMRKLSFEDKESRNNKDVKQQPQEQPAALPLPQEFVVKYLGRRDAGGLWGIKHTRKPVDDMVARAKEMKPGETLPFLKMTVSEKGVNISEMPQNVNKNFEGGFYNIDVISYGVQDLVYTRVFAMIVVKEEAASIAKSQHPFQCHAFVCDSRHNARKLTFALAQAFQQFSKEVKANKSTRKPKKFAIDLRSPEEIEVDLKEADSEA; this is translated from the exons CTGCCGCCCAAGATGAGCATGAGCAAGGCACCGGCGCCGCCCCCTGCGAGTGAGATTACCAAGGAAATGCGCAAGTTGTCGTTCGAGGACAAGGAATCACGGAATAACAAGG ATGTCAAGCAGCAGCCGCAGGAGCAGCCGGCGGCCCTGCCTCTTCCGCAGGAGTTCGTGGTTAAGTACCTCGGTCGTCGCGACGCTGGAGGTCTCTGGGGCATTAAG CACACCCGCAAGCCCGTAGATGACATGGTGGCGCGCGCGAAGGAGATGAAGCCCGGTGAGACTCTGCCCTTCCTGAAGATGACGGTGAGCGAGAAGGGCGTCAACATCTCCGAGATGCCCCAGAACGTCAACAAGAACTTCGAGGGAGGCTTCTACAACATCGATGTGATCAG CTACGGCGTGCAGGACCTCGTGTACACGCGGGTGTTTGCCATGAtcgtggtgaaggaggaggcagCCAGCATCGCCAAGTCGCAGCACCCTTTCCAGTGTCACGCCTTCGTCTGCGATTCTCGCCATAACGCCCGCAAGCTTACCTTCGCCCTCGCCCAGGCCTTCCAGCAGTTCTCGAAGGAG GTGAAGGCCAACAAGTCCACTCGGAAACCCAAGAAGTTTGCGATCGATCTCCGGTCTCCCGAAGAGATCGAGGTCGACCTCAAGGAAGCTGATTCCGAGGCTTAG
- the LOC113807279 gene encoding low density lipoprotein receptor adapter protein 1 isoform X2, whose product MSMSKAPAPPPASEITKEMRKLSFEDKESRNNKDVKQQPQEQPAALPLPQEFVVKYLGRRDAGGLWGIKHTRKPVDDMVARAKEMKPGETLPFLKMTVSEKGVNISEMPQNVNKNFEGGFYNIDVISYGVQDLVYTRVFAMIVVKEEAASIAKSQHPFQCHAFVCDSRHNARKLTFALAQAFQQFSKEVKANKSTRKPKKFAIDLRSPEEIEVDLKEADSEA is encoded by the exons ATGAGCATGAGCAAGGCACCGGCGCCGCCCCCTGCGAGTGAGATTACCAAGGAAATGCGCAAGTTGTCGTTCGAGGACAAGGAATCACGGAATAACAAGG ATGTCAAGCAGCAGCCGCAGGAGCAGCCGGCGGCCCTGCCTCTTCCGCAGGAGTTCGTGGTTAAGTACCTCGGTCGTCGCGACGCTGGAGGTCTCTGGGGCATTAAG CACACCCGCAAGCCCGTAGATGACATGGTGGCGCGCGCGAAGGAGATGAAGCCCGGTGAGACTCTGCCCTTCCTGAAGATGACGGTGAGCGAGAAGGGCGTCAACATCTCCGAGATGCCCCAGAACGTCAACAAGAACTTCGAGGGAGGCTTCTACAACATCGATGTGATCAG CTACGGCGTGCAGGACCTCGTGTACACGCGGGTGTTTGCCATGAtcgtggtgaaggaggaggcagCCAGCATCGCCAAGTCGCAGCACCCTTTCCAGTGTCACGCCTTCGTCTGCGATTCTCGCCATAACGCCCGCAAGCTTACCTTCGCCCTCGCCCAGGCCTTCCAGCAGTTCTCGAAGGAG GTGAAGGCCAACAAGTCCACTCGGAAACCCAAGAAGTTTGCGATCGATCTCCGGTCTCCCGAAGAGATCGAGGTCGACCTCAAGGAAGCTGATTCCGAGGCTTAG
- the LOC138864047 gene encoding uncharacterized protein: MHKDREPQGSEGEAPRNPPLHLGSFSFGTGNRRRGKLTYGGREQPPGTLMSPSEDATPRPVIRTPLLDTPTPRPNTLTKHPSPDTPTPTRHPSPDTPSRHPSPDTPHQTPRPDTPHQTPLTRHPDRAPQHPDPTPLTRHPDPTPSARHPDLIHSCTRHPDPTLPHSVHPHQTPRPGTPTPPSNTPHQTPRPNTPHQTPRPDTPHQTPRHPDPTPRPDPPTPQHRASGANEGQIAPLERPGIRAESLMTYDLADWTSANYYSATQNTSRVFALLPAGGRGSDG, translated from the exons ATGCACAAAGACCGAGAACCTCAGGGGTCAGAGGGAGAGGCGCCGCGCAACCCTCCGCTGCATCTAGGGTCGTTTTCCTTCGGCACAGGAAACCGAAGGCGTGGGAAGCTGACCTACGGCGGCAGGGAACAGCCCCCAGGCACACTAATGTCACCCTCGGAAGATGCC ACACCCCGACCCGTAATCCGGACACCCCTACTCGACACCCCAACACCCCGACCCAACACCCTGACCAAACACCCCTCACCCGACACCCCGACCCCGACCCGACACCCCTCACCAGACACCCCGTCCCGACACCCCTCACCAGACACCCCTCACCAGACGCCCCGACCCGACACCCCTCACCAGACACCCCTCACCAGACACCCCGACCGGGCACCCCAACACCCCGACCCAACACCCCTCACCAGACACCCCGACCCAACACCCTCAGCCAGACACCCCGACCTGATACACTCCTGCACCAGACACCCTGACCCGACACTCCCTCACTCGGTACACCCTCACCAGACACCCCGACCGGgcaccccaacacccccatccAACACCCCTCACCAGACACCCCGACCCAACACCCCTCACCAGACACCCCGACCCGACACCCCTCACCAGACACCCCGACACCCCGACCCAACACCCCGACCCGACCCTCCGACACCCCAACACCGTGCCTCCGGAGCAAACGAGGGCCAAATTGCCCCACTGGAGCGCCCCGGGATTCGCGCTGAATCTCTCATGACTTACGACCTCGCAGATTGGACGAGCGCGAATTATTATTCCGCGACACAAAATACGTCCCGAGTGTTTGCGCTGCTGCCGGCGGGAGGGCGTGGGAGCGACGGCTGA